DNA from Ananas comosus cultivar F153 linkage group 12, ASM154086v1, whole genome shotgun sequence:
GAGCTAACTAGCTAGTTAAACTTTGTCCACAAGGACATATAATGTGGCCTACTTTTAACTTGATCCtacatatattcaaaaaaataacccccagaaaaaaaaagaagtacaaGAGAAAAATATCACTCCCTAAGCACACGTTTTGTGGGTCATAAACTCATGAGAATAAAGGGAGTTAAAGGACAGAGTTCAGAGACTTTGGTGTGAAAACGTTCTATGTGATGGaaacaaaaatccaaaaatcccCACATGCACTTGTTTATAAATTCACCTCTCTAGTGTACACtatcacaacaacaacaacaacaacactcAGTATCTTCATCTCTTCTCCTAAGAAAGCATATATGGGTAAGTTATTTTTGGCCCTCTTAGTATTTCTCGCACTCTTTTATTCTGTACTATCATGTCCCTATTGCCCAACACCTGTTCCGCCGATAGTactaccgccgccgccgccgccaccgtccACGTTAGTGCCCTGCCCCCCTCCGCCCCCTAGACGGGGGCCAACCTGTCCTATCGACACTCTGAAGCTGGACGCTTGTGTGAATATCCTAGGCGGGCTAGTAAACATTGTGATTGGGGGCGAGGGGCAGGCGACGGACGCCTGCTGCCCCGTCCTCGAAGGCGTCGCGGACTTAGACGCGGCTCTCTGCCTTTGCACCTGCATTAAGGCCAACCTTCTTAACATCAACATACTTCTCCCTATTGCTATTGAGGTGCTCTTGGATTGTGGGAAACATATTCCTTCAGATTATCAGTGTCCTGGGTATTAAAATTATTACTAGGTATATTTATGAAGCTTGTGCTTTTGgcttatttatttacataaaagGTTTTGTATCATTGCTATgggtttcaaattttctaaactAAGGCTTTGTAATGTGGTAGTAGAAGTGGTAATTTTGTAATAAAAGGCCATGAAGGAGGCCAAGAAaggtaattaatattatttgaagTGCACAACTACTCTCACAAGGTTTATCAAGGCTCATATCAAAGAGAAGCTCAGAAAATTCTGCTTAAATGGAGCTGTTTGGGAAAATCCTAAAACTtcttaatttaactttttttaattattattcatgaaatgtaaaataaaaaggcTTAATCTGAGCCATCCATCTCCCCTTAATCATAACCTACATACTATCCCACAACTTATTTTGATACAtaagtattattttattattattattattagtgtatgtagtaaaattttacttttaatgcACCAATAAGTAATCTACGTACAGAATTGGATATACCTACTGCTTTATTTTGTGAAGCAATGCGAAAGCATACATTTCCATTTCTTGTAAGGGCCTATTTGATATTGAAGTCCATCTACCACTAGTAGGCAAAATGAAATtgggataaaagtatatagaaatatacttctGCGATTCCCGATGAGACCTCAATATTAGATACGCAAACAGAATATACTTttccatcgtactttctcatcaCCCACaatgtatttattttgtaatcCCCAAGAGTCTAAGAGTATTATCGCATGGTTCAAGTCCAAGACAGCTTTTTCCTAATTACAAgttcaaaacataaaataaaaataatccccTCTGCTGAAAAAATTTCTTCCAAATTAAGACTTTGTTAAAGTGGAGATTCCAAATTGGTGTaatccacacacacacaaaacaaagaaacaaaaaaaaaaaaggagatatgACAAGTGAGAAAAGCAAATCAGAAACTGCCAAATTACTAGCTGTAGATAGATGTAAAACTTTGAAAGCAAACTGTTTTCCTTAAACACTATAAAgcatactaaaaaaaaaagaaaagaaaatacaaattaaaaacaaaaagggTGAAGAAACGGTAATAACACATACTCATTAAATAGCATTAAGGCAGCAAGTGAAAAGGAAATGGGGAGAGGAAAAGTGCCTGTGACTTGAATTGACAGTATCAAAAGCTCTTTCTTTATGTATCAAATGCAAGCCCTGCTGCTTCAACCAAACTTTTATTTCTGCCTGTGTAGAAAGATACAAAACAtacaaatcaataaaaaattagctCAACACAAGACATTTATGTCATATGTacataaacacacacacacacacacacacacagaggtTACACTCTCAAGACACTTAAGATATCATAAAATGTTGGTACGAGTAGATTTCCAAGCTTATATAATGTAATTTTGTCTTGATTCAAACCATCTAAACttttatttggtttgattttgaGTTAATTACAGTAGTTCTAATAGGGATTCTGCTAATTAACTGCTCTTCAGCTCTCTTAGCATATATTTGTTAAACAAAATCAGTATTTTGGTAGGCTGAAAAGCACATAAAGTGCTGTTACGTTTAACAGTCCCCATCGAATTGGTGTCCATCAtcaaggggggaaaaaaatggagcatcaatttcaaaatgatcatgtaattgagggggtctccataatAGTGTTCacctatatttttcttcttttacttttccttttttgtaaGTCTCTTCTATTCCCAAATGGGAAATCCGCTTGATTATGTTATCCCACTTTCTCTTATCGACTCAAGCATATATTTAACTTGCTCAAAGATGCGCCAATAATAATCATGATGTGATTTCATGTAAAAGAATAGTAGCCATACCTGCTAAAGAAATGTGATAACCGAAGATCTACTTGTATAGCTTTTCCATGGTGGTTTCAAGTTGTCGCACGTCGGCGCCAATTATTTCAGAAGCCTTCTGGCCATTCTGAAAGAAATGGAGCGTCGGCTGCAAGGGAAAATTATAAGCAAAAGTGGAAATTTAGAACAAAGTTACAAGAAGTACAGGAccttaattaataataaatatagttcAAGAGACTAATTTTCTAACACAACGTTGCAATATCTAGGTGGATCATATTCCAAAGAACAGAAAAATTCTAATGGCGTATCTAGGCCTTGACAGATATAGaggaaaaactgaaaaaaataatGGCTGGCGAACTCTTTTAGTTAAAAGATTTAGCAAAGTAAGGACTCTATTTCCTTATAGTTGAATAAATACCACCACTAGCCCACTACGATGATCACAAGTAAGATATGAGAAAGTTGATCGAAGGAAATTGTTTCTGTGAAATcactaacaaaaataaaaaagcacgATGGTATAAccatagttagtaaattcgcgattaatacgcgaattattcgcgtatTTTTCATAATGCGAATTAAACGACGAATTTcgtatttttccgaaaaattcgaaaaaatacgcaattttttcgtcaaaaatcattattcgcgaattattcgcgattcgcgaataattcggaatcgcgaataattcgcccaaaaaatcgCGATCGCGCGGTCGCGGACTTGCTGCCGAGGGTCGCGTCGTCACCGCTCGTCACCGCTTGCGTCGTCGCCGCTCGTCGCCGCTCGCATCGTCGCCGCTCGCGTCGACGCCGCTAGGGTTGttgtcgtcctccgccgcccttgCCGTCGCCGGGAGCgagggccgcggcggcggatccATGTCCTCGCCCGAGGCCGGCTCCAGAAAAGTGGAAGATGAACAGTAGAATATTGGGGCTTTTGGGAATTGGGAGGTGCACGGTCCACGAGGCTATTttagcctcgtggaccgcatgagggggaggtccacagtggacctccctctcatatatatatatatatatactagttgaatgtacgtgcaaatacacgtaacaattaattattataatatatttcaaaCCAATATAAANatttattatatattttattttatttttatatagaaatatttatataatattttatttataaatttgtaattatttattattatttttaaatatataaattttatttattatatagccgaattttttattccgaatttttaattggttaacgtataatatccgtataaatcacgtatccgaataattactgAACCCGTTTTTTAgctgtatttttcaacgaatttaaaacttaaaaaacgaattttatccgaattatagctgtaccgaatttttaccgaatccgaattaactaactatgggtATAACCACTAAGTTTCCAAACTGATGATGATCTAATTAGAACTAAGTTCTCTGTGATGAAACAACAGCCTATAACAAGAAAAGTTATCGCCTAAACCTTGCCCACCCAGTTGTCTAACCTCTACTCCATCTTCATCTCTAAAGGGCTATGGTATATTATACAGATATTTCAGCGCCTTTCTTGGAGCATCTGAACAAGTTTTGTCATTTCGTCAGTGAAAAATTTCATCACTTATGTTAGCAAGCAAACTTCTTCTTACAATTCTAATCCAGTAGTAAGTTATTTTACAATAGATTTTCCATCAGTACCACCTAACAACTGTCGTAATAAAGAGTAATGGGATTACAATCAGCATTAGGTAATAGAATGGCCTGGTGGATTATTACAAagattaaaatgtaaaaaagaaaagacagaaaaagaaaacagattAGCTTATGTAAGCAAGGAATCAAATATTGTGATGATATTTCTAGTAATTATAGCCGAAATCTGTTTGCATAATAGACAGAAGATTGGTGTGACATACCACAGAAGAAATCCCTAGTGGCCCTAATACGCTGTCAATTCCCTCCTGAGAACAACAGTGAATATCAAGACAAATGTAGAATAAAACAGTAACAGTTTTAGCACAACGAGTGGAGTTGacagatttaaataaatttcaatacgACAGCGAAGATTTTTCAtacataatacataaatacataaaaGGCAACACGTATAGGGATATGAGTAGAAGCGTCCTTCCTTACCTGATCAATATCGACCTTATACGTGGTGACGTGTGGGTACATGCCACTCATCTTTTCTACTACTGGAGAGAGATACTTGCCTATACAATATAGGCAACAAAAAAGGTAAGAGATCGCCTAAAAACTCATTCAAATTCTCTAGGGCTATCTGTTTAGAgcataaaaattcatattctCTAGATAATTCTTCGAATAGCTTCATTGAAAAAGCACTTCTCAGGGTGTAGAGATATTCGATGAAGTGCTATTACAATAAGTACTATTTCAAATAGCGCTTATCTCCACAGCAGAGTCAGAAGCTGcaaattggatttttatttattttgaggcttCTTGGCAAAGCAA
Protein-coding regions in this window:
- the LOC109718680 gene encoding 36.4 kDa proline-rich protein-like, with translation MGKLFLALLVFLALFYSVLSCPYCPTPVPPIVLPPPPPPPSTLVPCPPPPPRRGPTCPIDTLKLDACVNILGGLVNIVIGGEGQATDACCPVLEGVADLDAALCLCTCIKANLLNINILLPIAIEVLLDCGKHIPSDYQCPGY
- the LOC109717990 gene encoding thioredoxin O1, mitochondrial-like; protein product: SSSSPPPIPPPLRRIFTSSAASLLLPSRSFSAAPGGSGLVLVKSAEEFKDSMKKVQDEKFPAIFYFTAVWCPPCKYLSPVVEKMSGMYPHVTTYKVDIDQEGIDSVLGPLGISSVPTLHFFQNGQKASEIIGADVRQLETTMEKLYK